GGCGCTGCCGAGCATGCCGATCTTGGTGGCGTGCACCGCGACGTCGGCGAACAGGGTGTCGAGCTGCAGGCGCAGGAAGTCGGTCGGCGGCACATGCACGCCGGTGACCGCCTGGGTGTTCTGCGCGGTCAGCGCGGCAATGACACCGCAGCCATAGGCACCGAGCGCGGAGAAGGTCTTGATGTCCGCGAAAATGCCGGCGCCACCGCTCGGATCGACTCCGGCGATGGAAAGCACATTCGGGATGGAACTGGGATGGGTGCTGGATGAACTCATGAACGCGTTTCCCTACGCCGGCACGATCCGGATCAGGTGTTGAGGGACTCTCTCAGCCCGCCGCAACCTTGCGCGGGCACCCCTAACGGCAAGCCCGCGACGATACTGGATGCCTCATCCACTGACAAGCGACACGCCGCGCTTCTGTGCGCGGCCGTGACCGGGTGCGCGCGGGCGAGAAGGTCTGCCTGGTTACGCTCAAGATATTCCTGTGCTTGCCGAAACAGGAGCTGTAAGCCTCCCGGATCGCACCATGAAGCTCCGTCACCTCGCCGCGCTGCTGATCTTGCCCCTGTCACCCGGGTGGGTGCCGCACGCCCATGCGGACGAGTGGCAACTGGTGCTGAGCGACCGCGAGCGCCGGGTGGAGATCGACCGCGCCAGCATCTTCGATTCCGATCGCGGCACCAAGGTCTCGTGGGGGCGGGTGGTGCTGGCGCCCGAGGAGGCACGCAAGGCGGGCTACGGCACCGTGCGCGCGCTCAATCGCTACGACTGCATGAACCGCAGCTTTTTCACGATCAAGCGGGTATACCTCGACACCGCCGGCCGGGTCGTCCGCGAAGAGGCGGTGACCGACACCAGCCCGGTGATGGTCACCCGCAATTCGGTGGACGAGCGGATGTGGCGCGAGGTGTGCCGCCCGCCCACCGTCAGCGATCTGCAGAAGGTTGCCGCCGCGGCGGGCCGATCGGCTGCAGAAACCCGCCCGGTGCCGACGCCCGCCGCCAAGCCCGCGGCTGCCGAGCTGAAGCCGGCGCCGAGCGCACGCACCGAGACCAAGGGCGCCGCGCCGACTCCGCCCGTTCCCCCTAAAACAGAACCGGCCGCTACGCCCGCTGCCGGGCCCGCGCCTGCCGTGGTGGCCCGCGCAGGTGCCGCCGAAACCCGCGATCCCCCCCGCAGCGAGGGGCTGCGCCCGGCCGACTTCCAAGCGCCCCAGGCCGCGGCCGCTGCCCGGCCCGCGACTCCTGCAGCGACGCCGGTTTCCACCGCGGCCGCGGCGCCGGCCACCCCGGCCACCCCGACCACCCCGGTGTTGCCCGGCACGCCGGGTGCTCCGCCTGTTGCTGCCGCGCCGGCGGCGCCGGCCGTCCCCACCCCGGTGCAGTCCGCCGCGCGCGCGCCGGCCCCGCGCGCGGCGCCTGCGCCGGTAGAGGCGGCACCGCGCCCCGCCGCCCTGGAGCAGAGGTGGAGCTACGACGGCGAGACCGGCCCCGAGCATTGGGCCCGGCTGCGGCCCGACTGGCGGGTGTGCGGCGACGGCAAACGCCAGTCGCCGATCGACCTGCGCGAAGGTGTGGGGGTGGACCTCGAGCCGGTCCGCTTCGACTACCGCAGCACGCGCTTCCGCATCGCCGACACGGGCACCACGCTGCAGGTCAACGTGGGTGAGGGTATGGGCATGGAAGTGCGCGGCCGGCGCTACGAGCTGACCCATTTCACGCTGCATCGTCCTTCCGAGGAGCGCGTGGGCGGGCGCGCGGCCGACATGACGGTCCACTTCCACCATCGCGATGCCGAGGGCCGGCTGGCCATGGTGTCGGTGATGCTGGAGCGCGGCGCCGAAGCCAACCCCCTGCTGCAGGCCTTGTGGAACAACCTGCCGCTGGAGAAGGGGACTGCCTACATGCCGGCGTCGTCGATCGACCTCGGCGCGCTGCTGCCGGCCAGTCCCGGCCACTTCCTCTACATGGGCTCGCTCACCACGCCGCCCTGCACCGAGGGCGTGCTGTGGGTGGTGATGAAGACGCCGGTCACGATCTCGGACGAACAGCTCGGCATCTTCGCCCGCCTGTATCCGCGCAACGCGCGACCCATCCAGCCCGCCAACGGCCGCCTGATCCTCGAATCGCGCTGACGCGCGCCGTGCTCACAGTGCCGCGAGCGTGTCGCCGAGAAAGCGTTCGAGCACTTTCTCTGCCGAGAACGCGACGTTGAAGCGCAGCCACGGGCTGGCCTGCATCTGCGGGCGGAAGGCCTTGCCCGGCGCCAGCATGATGTTCTGCAGCGCGGCGCGGGAGGCGAGCGCCGCGCTGTCGTCGAGCTCGGGCACGCGCGCCCACACGAATACGCCGCCGCGCGGCTCCACGAAGGTTTCGAGTCCGCAGCGTTCCAGCAAGCGCAGCGTGGTTTCGGTCGCCTGCGCCAGTCGGCTCTGCATGCGTTCCAGGTACTTGCGGTAGTGGCCGTCGGTCAGCATCTGATACACCAGCTGCTCGCTGAATTCCGATGAGCACAGCGTGGTCAGCAGCTTCACGTCGGTCATTTCGGCCACCAGGTCCGGCCGCGCCGCGAGGAAGCCGACCCGCAGGCTGCCGGACAGGGTTTTCGAGAAGCTGCCGACGAAAATCACCCGTTCGAGCTGGTCCAGCGTGGCCAGCCGCGCGCTGTTGTGCGGATGGAAGTCGGCGTAGGTGTCGTCCTCGATGATCAGGAAGTCGTGCTTTTCGGCCAGTTGCAGGATGCGGAAAGCGACCGCCGGTGACAGGTCCGAGCCGGTGGGGTTGTGCAGCACCGAGTGGGTGAAGAACACGCGTGGCTGGTGATGTTCGAGCAGCGCTTCCAGCGCCTCGACGTCGGGGCCGTCCGCCAGCCGCGGCACGCCCACCAGCTTGGCGCCCTGCAGCCGCAGGTTGCCGAAGAAGTTGTAGTAGCCGGGGTCGTCCACCAGCACGGTGTCGCCGGGCTTGATCAGATGGCGGGCGACGATGTCGAGCGCGCTGGTGGCGCCCTCGGTGAGCACGATCTGCCCCGGCGCGGCGCCGATGCCGAATTCCGCCAGCCGCACCTGCAGTTGCTGGCGCAGCGGCAGATAGCCTTGGGGCGTGCCGTAACCGGTCAGGCGCGCGTCCGCCCGGCGCGACAGTGTGCGCAGGTGGCGGCGCAGGCCGTCCTGGTCCAGCCAGTCGTCGGGCAGCCAGCCTGCGCTGGCCTTGATCAGGCCCGGGCGGTCGTCGAGGACCTGGCGCATCAGCCATGCGACATCGACCGCGCGGTCCGTTTCCGCCTGGGGGCGGCCGTCGCCCCCCTCGTGGCGCGGCGCGACGAAGAAGCCCGAACCACGGCGCGAGCGCAGGTAGCCGAGCGCGACCAGGCGGTCGTACGCCTCGACGACGGTGAACCGGCTTACCCGCTGGGTTTCCGCGAACTTGCGGATCGGCGGCAGGCGCATTCCGGGCCGCAGGATGCGGTCGTCGATCTGGCTGCGCACCGCCCCCACGATCTGTTCCACCAGCGGGGTGGGGTGGGTGCTGTCGAGGCTCACCATCAGCATCGGGTTCTCCTTGGGCAAGCGGACGGGCCGGCCGCACGACCGGCGGCGTACTGCCCGCGCCACCGGTACGGGTTGCGGCGCGGCGGCGCGAGTGTCCATTTTCATTCTCGAAGTGTCCGGTAGTGTCTGGTTCTCGATCAGGCAGTGTCAAGGACACGGACATGCGCGAAAACGGAGAGCGGCATCCCCCGCCTGAGGCGCGGCGGTGGACCGGGGTGGCGGTGCTTGCGCTGGCGGTGTTGATGCTGGCTGCCTGCCAGCGGCCGTCGGCGCCGGTCGAGCTGGAGTGGCGCGAGCGCCAGCAGGTGTTCCGTCTGCTGGCCGAGCCGCCGCGGCTGGAGGCCTACGGACTGCGCGGCGGAGTGATCCCGCTCGGTAGCGTGCGCTTGCCGGCGGGGGCCTGTCCGCGCGCCATGGCGCTGGACGCGGAGGCCGGGCGCGTGCAGGTGTGGTACGCGGACGGCGGCGTGGAGATCGATGCGCGTGCGCTTCGCATCGTCGGCACGCTAGCCGGCGATGGCGTGGCTTCGGCTGGCAACCGGCGCGAGGGCGCCGCGGTTCTTGCCCGGATGGAGCCGGAGGGATGCATCCCGGGCGCGACCTGGGCGCATCGGTAGCAAAAAAACTGCTTGAAATCGCCCCGTCTTCCTTCTTTAATGACTGACTGGTTAGTAATTAAGTCGAAATGGATAGGTCGGCATGAAGGTAAAGGACGGGCAGGTGGGGAGCGGCGGCGCGCAGCGGCCGCGGGTGCGTCGCAAGGAGGCCCGGCCGCAGGAATTGCTTGCCGCCGCCCTGGCGCTGTTTGTCGAGAAGGGGTACGCCGCCACGCGTCTGGAGGAGGTCGCCGCGCGCGCGGGGGTGTCCAAGGGCACGCTCTATCTGTACTTCGACAGCAAGGAAGCGCTGTTCAAGGCAGTCATCCGTGAAGGCGTGGTGCCCGCGATCGACGCGGGCGAAGCGATGCTGGAAACCTTCGCCGACGACCCGGTTGCGCTGCTGCGCGCCTTCCTGCATGCGTGGTGGGAGCGTATCGGCAGCACCGAGCTGGGCGGCCTGCCCAAGCTCATGATGTCCGAGGCGGGCAATTTCCCCGACGTGGCGGCCTACTACAACGAAGCGGTCATCCAGCGCGGGCTCGGGCTGCTGCGCACCGCGGTCAGGCGCGGCATCGATGCCGGCGTGTTCCGCGCGGTCGATCTCGATCTGGTCGGCACGCTGCTGATCGCGCCGCTGGTGCACCTGTCGATGTGGCGCCATTCCTTCGCCACCTGCTGCGCCACCCCCATCGAACCGCGCGCCTATGTCGATGCGCATATCGACCTGGTCCTCCACGGGCTGCGCAACGACCCCGTGCCCGCCGGAGTTGCCCGATGAACCCGCGCTCCGTTCTGGCGCCGATCGCCGCGTTGCTGCTGCTGGTGGCCTGCTCCGAGGCGCCGCCCCCGCCGGCCGCGCCGCGTGTGGTGCTGGTGCAGCGGCTTGCGGAGCCCGGCGCGGTCGAATCCGCCGAGCTATACACGGGGGAAATCCGGGCGCGCTACGAAAGTCCGCTTGCGTTCCGCATCGGCGGCAAGCTGGTGGAGCGTAAGGTCGAGGTGGGCAGCGAGGTACGGCGCGGTCAGGTGCTGGCGCGGCTGGATCCGCGCGACGCGGAGCTGGGGGCTGCCGCAGCGGCGGCCCAGGTGGCGGCGGCGCGGGCCGATGCCGCGCTGGCAGTGGCGGAATACGAGCGGGCGGTGGGGCTGCGCGCGCAGAACTTCATCAGCGGCTCTGCCCTGGACGCGCGCCGCAGCGCGCGCGAAGCGGCCGAAGCGAAGCTGCGCCAGGCGGAGGCGCAGGCGGCCGCGGCGCGGAACCAGAGCGGCTACACCGCCTTGGTTGCAGACAGCGACGGCGTCGTCACCGCGCTGGAAGCAGAGGTGGGACAGGTGCTGGCCGAGGGGCAAGCGGTGATGACGCTGGCGCGGCCGGGCAACCGCGAGCTGCTGGTCCATGTGCCGGAGGGGCGGATGCGCGAGCTGGTGCCGGGGCGGGAGGCCGAAGTCCGGCTGTGGAGCGCGCCCTTGCAGACTTACCGCGGCCGTGTCCGCGAAGTCGCGCCGATGGCGGACGCCGCAACCCGCACTTACGCACTGCGGATTGCGCTGCCTGATGCCGGGTTGCCGCTGGGTGCTACCGCCAGCGCCACTTTCCATACCGACGCTGCTGATTCACGCGTGCTGCCGGCGGCGGCAGTCACGCGCGCGGGCGAAGGCGCGGTGGTGTGGGTGGTGGACAACGAGGAGCGGGTACGGCCGGTGGCCGTGGAGGTGCTGGCCTACGACGAAC
Above is a window of Azoarcus olearius DNA encoding:
- a CDS encoding carbonic anhydrase; the protein is MKLRHLAALLILPLSPGWVPHAHADEWQLVLSDRERRVEIDRASIFDSDRGTKVSWGRVVLAPEEARKAGYGTVRALNRYDCMNRSFFTIKRVYLDTAGRVVREEAVTDTSPVMVTRNSVDERMWREVCRPPTVSDLQKVAAAAGRSAAETRPVPTPAAKPAAAELKPAPSARTETKGAAPTPPVPPKTEPAATPAAGPAPAVVARAGAAETRDPPRSEGLRPADFQAPQAAAAARPATPAATPVSTAAAAPATPATPTTPVLPGTPGAPPVAAAPAAPAVPTPVQSAARAPAPRAAPAPVEAAPRPAALEQRWSYDGETGPEHWARLRPDWRVCGDGKRQSPIDLREGVGVDLEPVRFDYRSTRFRIADTGTTLQVNVGEGMGMEVRGRRYELTHFTLHRPSEERVGGRAADMTVHFHHRDAEGRLAMVSVMLERGAEANPLLQALWNNLPLEKGTAYMPASSIDLGALLPASPGHFLYMGSLTTPPCTEGVLWVVMKTPVTISDEQLGIFARLYPRNARPIQPANGRLILESR
- a CDS encoding PLP-dependent aminotransferase family protein, translated to MLMVSLDSTHPTPLVEQIVGAVRSQIDDRILRPGMRLPPIRKFAETQRVSRFTVVEAYDRLVALGYLRSRRGSGFFVAPRHEGGDGRPQAETDRAVDVAWLMRQVLDDRPGLIKASAGWLPDDWLDQDGLRRHLRTLSRRADARLTGYGTPQGYLPLRQQLQVRLAEFGIGAAPGQIVLTEGATSALDIVARHLIKPGDTVLVDDPGYYNFFGNLRLQGAKLVGVPRLADGPDVEALEALLEHHQPRVFFTHSVLHNPTGSDLSPAVAFRILQLAEKHDFLIIEDDTYADFHPHNSARLATLDQLERVIFVGSFSKTLSGSLRVGFLAARPDLVAEMTDVKLLTTLCSSEFSEQLVYQMLTDGHYRKYLERMQSRLAQATETTLRLLERCGLETFVEPRGGVFVWARVPELDDSAALASRAALQNIMLAPGKAFRPQMQASPWLRFNVAFSAEKVLERFLGDTLAAL
- a CDS encoding TetR/AcrR family transcriptional regulator; its protein translation is MKVKDGQVGSGGAQRPRVRRKEARPQELLAAALALFVEKGYAATRLEEVAARAGVSKGTLYLYFDSKEALFKAVIREGVVPAIDAGEAMLETFADDPVALLRAFLHAWWERIGSTELGGLPKLMMSEAGNFPDVAAYYNEAVIQRGLGLLRTAVRRGIDAGVFRAVDLDLVGTLLIAPLVHLSMWRHSFATCCATPIEPRAYVDAHIDLVLHGLRNDPVPAGVAR
- a CDS encoding efflux RND transporter periplasmic adaptor subunit, encoding MNPRSVLAPIAALLLLVACSEAPPPPAAPRVVLVQRLAEPGAVESAELYTGEIRARYESPLAFRIGGKLVERKVEVGSEVRRGQVLARLDPRDAELGAAAAAAQVAAARADAALAVAEYERAVGLRAQNFISGSALDARRSAREAAEAKLRQAEAQAAAARNQSGYTALVADSDGVVTALEAEVGQVLAEGQAVMTLARPGNRELLVHVPEGRMRELVPGREAEVRLWSAPLQTYRGRVREVAPMADAATRTYALRIALPDAGLPLGATASATFHTDAADSRVLPAAAVTRAGEGAVVWVVDNEERVRPVAVEVLAYDERGATLRGGPPAGTRVVIAGVHKLVEGEAVRAVESGAPVALDAQR